tttgaatatataaataaatatattgtttgaatatataaataaatatattgtttgaatatataaataaataaatatattgtttgaatatataaatatatatattgtttgaatatataaataaatatatatattgtttaaatatataaataaatatatatattgtttaaatatataaataaatatatatattgtttaaatatataaataaatatatatattgtttgaatatataaataaatatatatattgtttgaatatataaataaatatattgtttgaatatataaataaatatatatattgtttaaatatataaataaatatatatattgtttgaatatataaataaatatattgtttgaatatataaataaataaatatattgtttgaatatataaataaatatattgtttgaatatataaataaatatatatattgtttaaatatataaataaatatattgtttgaatatataaataaatatatatattgtttaaatatataaataaatatatatattgtttaaatatataaataaatatatacaggtgaaaataaatgaaaatgctcagaattatgtttttatattttactgtttgtgttttaggaCACACTCTGCTATGATTCTTTTATGACCTGagtttgtgtcctgtgtgaaagcaaaagtcaacattgagtCATTTTAACTGACACAGCTTACGTAAGCAAAGTTAAAGGTTAAAAGAGGAACGCTCTGCATCCCGAGGCACGGAGTGGTTATGCTTACTAGAGTTAGTCTCCAGGAAATGAATGTAAGTCCACATAACGTCCTCTAAATGACATTGAAAGTAAACCTCCTGCGACTCAATCACTCCAAAAAAAAGCCATTACAATGCAGAGAGATCTCATTACATCACCAAGCTGACGCTCTATTCTGCTGAGTgtatggaacacacacacacatacacacacacacacacacacacacacacacacacacacacatccagggaCTATATATGGAGCTGCTGAGTGCTGGCGATGACTCCTGCAGGTTGGACATGCGTTACATTTGTCTTAAAGTATCTTGATGGTGAAGATGCTTTTCTCACCGGCCCACAGTCtcatccttcttctcctcctgagCTTCACTGACGCTGGTGAGTTGGTGAACGGTCCACTGAATGTGTGAATGGATTCCACTCACACATTTAAAGTTAGTAACTTGACAGCTTGATGATATAACAGCTGGAGCAGCTGCATTATTCCCATGACTGTGCacacttcttctctcttctccctgctcTTTGGTTTCTATTCACACCAGGACGGATCCTGATGAAGATCAAGGAGCGTGTGCGTGATCTCCAGCTGCAGAAAGCCAAGCAGCATCTCCTGGCGCTCACGGTCGGCGGCCGTCAGCCTCTCCAGCATGTGAAGGAGGGCAGGATTCACCAGCAGCTGGACCACTTCAACCGACAGGACGTCAACACCTTCGCTCAGGTAGAGAAAGATCAAAGACCtctccagtgtgtgtgcacgcgacACATGAGTCATAAAAAGCAGTTGCACACTTGTCTTCCAGAGGTTCTTTGTGAACGAGGCGTTCTGGCAGCGTCCGGATGGTCCAGTGTTCCTCTTCATCGGAGGAGAAGGGCCCATTTATGAGTTTGATGTTCTGGCAGGTACAGTTCCTCACCTGTCCgtcacacactctcaaacaGCAGACTCGTCAAACGGATAAATTACAGAAAAAGGCCGACACAGATTTGGAAATGAAAGTGGAAACATGAGAAGCGTCATATTGTGTGTACTGTCGGTGTAATCTATTACTGTTACCCACTGAATCTTATCTTTGCTTTGTCCATGTTGTCCCAGGTCACCATGTTGACATGGCTGCAGAGCACGGAGCTCTGCTATTGGCTCTGGAGCATCGTTTCTATGGCGACAGCATCAACCCTGACGGCCTCAAAACAGAGAACCTGGCAGACCTGAGCAGCCAGCaggcgtgagtgtgtgtgtgtgtgtgtgtgtgtgtgtgtgagtgtgagtgtgtgtgagtgtggagttgtgagtgtgttgtgtgtgtgtgtgtgtgagtgtgtgagggtgtgtgtgtgtagtgtgtgagtgtgtgtgtgtgtgtgtgtgtgtgtgagtgtgtggtgtgtgtgtgtgagtggtgtgtgtgtgatgtgtgtggtgtgtgtgtgagtgtgtgagtgtgtgagtgtgagtgtgtgtgtgtgtgggtgtgggtgtgtgtgtgagtgtgtgatgtgtgtgagtgttgagtgtgtgtgtgtgtgtgtgtgtgtgtgtgtgagtggtgtgtgttgtgtgtgtgtgagtgtgtgagtgtgagtgtgtgtgtgtgtgtgtgtgtgtgagtgtgtgtgtgtgatgtgttgtgtgtgagtgtgtagtgtgtgtgtgtgtgtggtgtgtgtgagtgtgtgtgtgtgtgtggtgtgtggtgtgatgtgtgtgtgtgtgtgtgagtgtttgagtggtgtgtgtgtgtgagtttgtgagtgtgaatgtgtgtttgtgtgtgtgtgtgagtgggtgtgtgtgtgtgtggtgtgtggggtttttttggttttgttttttttttttttctgtgagtgtgtgagtgtgagtgtgtagtagtgtgatgtgtgtgtgtgtgagagtgtggtgtgtgtgatgtgtgagttgtgtgagtgtgtgtgtgtgtgtgtgtgtgtgtgtgtgtgtgtgtgtgtgtgagtgtgtgtggtagtgtgtgtgtgtgtgtgtgtgtgtgtgagagatgtgtgatgtgtgttaaCGAGCGTAGGAGGGacatgatattaatatttacgtttattatacacacattatCGTCCCATATGTTTCCCGTACTTCTATAGTTTatataagagaaataaaaaataagcacATCAAGACATTTAACGTCATTACAGACGTGAACGTCTGGTCCTGTCCCCCCTCAGTAATCCTCCGTACATGAAGTGAAACCTcattaatgtagaaaacaaacaaaacaatctttgGCACCGAGaaacatgaataagagatttagtCGAAAAGTAAACACGTCtataaaaagtgtgttttcttcttgcCCAGGCTCGCTGACTTGGCAGTATTTCACCAGTACATCACCCAGAGCTTCAATCTGAGCCGCAGGAACACCTGGATCAGCTTCGGGGGCTCGTACGCTGGAGCTCTGTCCGCCTGGTTCAGAGGGAAGGTGCGTGAGAGATAATCCAGCACGACACAAACGGCACATTTAGTGTCACGCTCAGGTTATTAAATGCATGCTGTTGTCAACAAACCCCATGAAAAAGATCAAACCCATCCATGTGTGCATGAATCACACATGTGGACATGAATAAACTGTATCTGTTGGGGATTATATTCTGGATGTGGACACTACGTTAGCGAGCAGGTTGGTAAATGTGGGGTTTAAATCTCCACGTGTGTGAAAGACACTGGATGCAACAACCTACATCATTATTCCTTTCAAGCTCTCCTTcgtctctgttcctctctcctcctgcagttTCCCCACCTGGTGTTTGGAGCCGTGGCCTCCTCTGCTCCTGTCAACTCTAAGTTGGACTTCTCTGCCTACAGCGATGTAAACTGGCACACACTATGGTCTCAATGTTTGCATGTTGCCAGGATTGTTTTAAACCCTGAGGTTGTTGGTGCAGATGCAACTCAACCTTACACCTCAGACGTTTCTGACAAGCTTCAGGGGGGAAAAGTCAGCAGATGACATACAAACCCACatatatttagcatttctttACACATTCATGGTTTCTTTGAGTGTTATCTATCAACACTATGTTCTATTCAAAGCCCCATGCAATCATAGAATGTCATCGACACCCCTAATCCCCAGAAATACAAACTTTAGGGTTCTCAATACCTACGGCTCTGCATATCAAACATGCACGATTGTTATTTGTCACGACTGAGGCGAGCGAGACCTCCTATAAATAACATTCTCACATCTGTGATCTTCTCTGTTTCAGATTGTTGGCTTGAGTCTCATGAACGAAGCAGTTGGAGGCTCAGAGAAGGTGTGAAAGCAGCCGCCTGTCCGTGCATCGTATGACAGGCGTTACATTTCCATCTGTCACATGTGTTAAACtcgccccccccctccccgtctTCCTGCAGTGTCTGGCTGCTGTGAGGGAAGCCTTTGCCGCTGTGGAAGCACTGATGGCCGGGAATGCCAGCCAGGTGGCCGTGGACTTTGGATGCTGTCAGATCCCCAAGGAGTTTGACGATCAGGTGACGGCTTTGGGAAACTTAGTGGGTGTTAGTCGGTTTAACAACAGGAGAATAAAGAACCCTCTGTGGCATCTTGTTTGGGCACTTTTGGaggatttaaaatactttttgaatCATTTATCCAAAGAACAAGTTAAATTCAATTAACAAGTTGGAACAACTTCACAAAATTAAGTAAATTCAACACAATTTATCTCAACAAGTGAATAAAGTAAACATAACTTCAAACTTTTACAGGGATTATTTAAACCATTATACAGTTTGTTATGTTGCCAAAACCAGCAGATTTGAGTTACTTAAGGTCCACCCAATTAAATATGAGCGTGTCATTTAAGGACTAAAGTTTAAGAGGATAAATCTCTCTGCTCCGTGTTACAGCTAAATCAATGTGTGTACACACTTTTAATCCACAATGTCTAATCTATTGAAAGTAATTGAGCTACTTCACAATGTTTAgtctaattatatttaaatcCCAGTTCTAAATAATGATTTCTTCACATTTTTGCTGTTTTAATTGTGATGCAGGTGTAAAGTGACTCTTTTACTTCACGTCTGTACTTCAGATTGAGCTGATGCAGAACCTGGCCGACATCATCATGGGTGCAGTGCAGTACAATGAAGAAGGGGTGCTTGTGTCTATTAATGAGCTCTGTGGTGTGATGACCAATCAGAGCCAGGCATCCGAGGGGGAGATGCAGGCTTATAACCGCCTCGTTAAACTTGCACAGGTATGGAAAACACACAATGCAAACAATACAAGGATAAACTCCAGACTGCAGTTTCCCCCTGTAATGCAGAGTATAACCACCAGGTGTCACTGCTGAGCCAATCTAATGACTTCCTCATAAGAGACATGGTTGAAGACCCGAAGAGTTCAAatgcaaaagtgcaacattaTAGGATTTCTCTTGCAAAACTTTGCAGCCAGGGATCCAAAGGGATCCAAAGGGAGGtgtttttataaatgctttTTCTGGAAATACAAATAGAAATTATGATTCTCTACTTTTTGCATGCAAAAGGCAGACATTTGGTTTGCATGTGCAAAAACATGTATACAATACGCACAATACAGACTATAGCCTACAGTGAAAGGAGCACCAGGTACTCGATGGTCAGAGTCAAGGTTAAATAAATAGCTTCAGAAAGTGTCTGTCCTTAAGATGTTTAATTTCATGCAGATATACCGTTCCACTAGTGAGGAGCCGTGTCTGGACGTCTCCCACGAGAACACTGTGAAGGATCTGATGGACGCGTCGCTGCACTCAggcaggagagcagggagacagTGGACCTACCAGACCTGCACCGAGTTTGGCTTctgtactacacacacacacacacacacacacacgcacacacacacacacacacacacacacacacacacacacacacacacacacacacacacacacacacgtagttaACCATCATTCTCTCTACGTCCTGACAccctcttctgtgtgtgtttgtgtgtgtgtgtgtgtgtgtgtgtgtgtgtgtgtgtgtgtgtgtgtgtgtgtgtgtgtctgtgtgcgtgtgtgtgtgtagatcagACTTGTGAGGATGCCACTTGTCCGTTCTCTGGGATGGTGACCCTGCGGTCTCAGACTGAGCTCTGTCTCATGCTGTTTGACATTTCCCAGCATTCCCTGCCTGGACGCGTTGCCTTCACCAACACTTACTATGGAGGAGacgacccacacacacacagggtcgtCTATGTCAACGGTGAGTCCGGGTTACCGAGAGACGAAACCACAACACTTGACTTGGACGCTTTTGTgcatgtgaaataaataataaagcctttgaatctttaACCTGAGGATGTGAGGGAACAGCAACATGCTGGTTCAGGTTGATGACTCGTTTAAACACGTTGATCGTTACCACAGGTGGAGTCGACCCGTGGAAGGAGCTGTCGGTGCTCAGGGACAGGacggaggaaggagaagaagctcAGACCGTTTTCATCAAGGACTCTGCTCACTGTGCGGATATGATGAGCAGCAGAGTCACAGACCGCCGCTCGCTCAGGGAAGCCAGAGCGGTATGTATGTTTGCCTCAGTGGTGTTATTCTATAATCTGAAGATGATGCATTCCTCTCACACCTTCGCTCCACCCCTCAGGAGATTAGGAAGCATGTGGAGAGGTGGCTGAAGATGGCTGCCCAGGAGAAGATTGAGAAAAGGAGGCAGTGATCACATCACATTATAGCCTGGTCAGCTCTTATCACTGCTCCCTGGAACAGATAAGAAGcagcttcatcatcatcatcatcatcatcatcatcatcatcttcctccttcATTTCCTCTCTACGCCCCTCCtgttctccacctcctccacatCCACCCACAACTGTCTCAGCACTGCGCTTAATCTGTGAGAGCTTTGGTTTGCTGTTTTTAAGGATTTtaataacactttataataaaaatCATTCTGAAATGTTGAATTGAAAGTTaattcaaattatatttattattttttaattaactacagtttattgttgcatgcattataattatttttatagtGTTTGTTaatgattaaaaatgttttacaaacctTTGAGAAATCCCTTTTCAAACAGATATTTTTAACCCTTTGTTGTTGGTTAATAAACcgtctataaacattatttggaTGTTATTATAAACTGATGATTATAATATCTGgttaaatggttaataaatacGTTGTAGAGCATCTTTAAACATTATTAAGATAAATAATTAAGTCAAATAATTTGgttatcatttaaatatattaatataaagaatataaaataaactgtcaataaatattatttatatttatatgaagtGTTATCGTCTCTTATCAGCTATGATAcaatatatcttttatatacTAATTATTTTATATGACATGAATTAaggataaaataacattaaattgTAGCTTTACTAATGAAAAGTAAACATTAATTaccattttattgtttgttaacaataaaatatctattaagtacatttagttaGTTGTCTTGGATTTTATATTTAAGGTTTAAGCAGCtgagttaatataaaatataatctgcAATGACCCTGTCTCCCCACTAGGGGGCGCTGCTGCTACATGTGTGTCAAACTCTTTTCTTGATCCTCCTTCTCTGTCTGAATCAGAACTCAGACTCCTCTGGTAACTTCCTCCTGTTCTTACTGTAATGAAAGACAGCACATTATGATATTTCGTAATGTTTGTGCAGATTTATCTCCGTCATTACGCGACATGTTCACGAGTTGTGAGGCTGCGttgtgtcacagtgtgtgtgtggatgtgatacagttgtgttgttgtgtttgtgtgagaaagGTGAGGAAGCACCAGTTGTCCcatctgtttgctgtgtgtgtatgtgtgtgtgtgtgtgtgtgaccttctCAGTAGGGGGTCAAAAGTGGGAGGTCATGACCCCGCTGACCCCATGGGAGTGGAGATCATCAATCAACTAGGGGCTggacagagcagcaggagggtcacacacacaaacacacacacacacgcacgcacacacacacacacacacacacacacgcacaaacacacacacacacacgcacacgcacgcacgcacgcacgcacacacacacacacacacacacacacacacatgtctagatactgtaacacacactctgcagacgTACCAGGAAACAAATATAGTTTGTATAGAATAACCCTAAAGCACATTTGAATCAAACATGATAAttataaatagaataataatgtgaATAGTAGATAATGACATCCTGATATCAAACACGTATTTTATGTTTCagcccacactcacacacacactcacacacacacacacacacacacacacacacacacacacacacacacactcacacactcacacatgcattaATGCCTGTTAGACATTAGCTGCAAGCCAAACAGGcggtgtgttatgtgtgtgttatgtgtgtgtgtgttatgtgtgtgttatgtgtgtgttttgtgtgataACATACGAGCTTTCTTGTTCATGGAAACTCGCAGATGTTCTCACACACCTCGGAGAAGAAAAGCttcagagatggaaagaaagtgaataaaacCGCAGTGCTTACATTTCATCCTGTTTCCAACATCCGCTCATCGCTTTGTAAACAGGCACACccacaaatagacacacacactgtttacacacacactccaagaGCCACTATCAGGGTTATCAGCCAGCACTTGCAGAGCGACAGGGcatgctttttctctctcctcccctcctcctcctcctcctcctcctcctcctccacctccagccTGTCCTGTTGATCAATGAGGAAGTTCTTGGGCCTCAACTATTAATCAGAGCCTATCGGCTATCTGTCTACACAGCCAACCAATCACGGCCGTCCGACAGCTGGGCCATGAAAAATGTGGCCCGGGTGGATGGAGGGGAGGTTGGGGAGTTTGGGGTGGAGGGTGGTGGTGGGGtcgagcaggagaggagggaggtgaaggAGCACTCTATCTGATCTGAGTCAGGTCACGGCCGCACAGCTACACATTATGCACTTACAGTTGATTCTTCACATAAtgatggcacacacacacacacacacacacacacacacacacacacacacacacacacacacagagtcgcCCTGGTTCAAAAAGCAGGTTTTTTCCATTGGATTTTAgaatattgcagaaaataatctCTGTGCCAACAAAAGATTTATGGTATTTATACGTTTTGTTCAGCGAGATGATGAAAACCACTTCATTGGTCACATGACGTCTCGTCGCCACTAAACTTCCAACTTCTCCAAGTTGTAAAGGTTTGGAGTGAGGGCTGTGAGGGAGGACGCCCTCTGAAGTCTCATTGAGCCACTTGTTGGTTCTACTTTCACCAGTTTACAGTTTACTGACCGCAGAACTTACTCCAGGCACCGCCGACCCGTTCAGAAAGCATCGACTTCGAGACGAGGGAACCAGGTGAAGTGCAAACATGCAAAATCATTCCTCGAGTTTCAGGACACgttcctgcagcactctgttCACTTCAATCCACGGATATTGTTCCTGATTCgcatttaaatcaaattgaGGCCTTTTGCGGCCACGTGGCAGCCACTGTGTCACCACGGCGTTCACTGGGGGAGCCGTTACAGTCACAGCATCAGACTAAATTATAATGAACACGCTGTTTTTATGGGTTTGCAGCAGAAATCTCCCCGGTGAGGACCATAACGCTGCTGATCTGTTGTCCAATAATGCGACCAGTCATCGCGCCTCAAAGCTTCATCAACACACTCCCATCCCTCTTCTGCATAATCACCATGCTCACACTCATCCATTCACATCTTATTGCCATGATTAGATTACATCTAATGCTATTACACtgctcccatctctctctccacctctgtctccctctctctccctccctccctcatcaTGGATTTCTTGCAGATCTTATTAGTGCGTGATGCGGACCAGGTCTCCTTCTTTGGATTTATGAACCCTCAAGACTTCTCTCCTTtaatctccctctcctcctccgctcccttcctGCATCTGTCCATCTATCACTCCCAGGGTTGGCTTGGGCGGAAGAGTATTAATCCCTCCATCCCATCTCTCACTCCTCTGGACAGatgaggaggcggaggagggagATGGGgttgggtggaggaggaggaggggtagaggagaggagaactcAGATTACTTTTCATAACATTTCCGTAGCATTGTGGGGGAAATGGAGCTGCATTACAGGTAATGTATGCAGGTTTACTGGATAATAGGTCACTGCTTTGGTACCTTCAACAGGTATGAGCtgcagagggagtgtgtgtgggcGGAGTGCAGAGGCCACAGATGGGATAATAAACAACTtagtgtgggagtgtgtgtgtgtgctatgcAGTTGTTTGTATGATTATGCAGTGCGTGGTTGTGTGTATACGTGCATATGCCATCATGGAGTCTATGCAAAGAAATGTGCCTACATGCGAAGCGTCTCTGCAAGAGGGCAACAGAGAGTGAGGCGTGTTACCTGTTGATGATTCACACAGGAACCTTtgttattcacttttatttgagGTGAAGTCAAACAGTCAGTATGCATAGGTAGAAAACCATGTAGTGGTACAAGTGtatccttatatatatatatatatatatatatatatatatatatatatatatatacaagtgtATCCGTCCTTCACAATATGTTTCATACTCGAACTGCAACAGAATCTGCATCCACAAGCACTTTACAGGAAACTGTTAACATTAGTTTTTCATCAGAAATGATTTCCCTGGCCTGCAGCCCCCTTCCTGCGCTAATGTTGATgcctgtctcacacacacacacacacacacacacacacacacacacacacacacacacacacacacacacacacacacacacacacacacacacacagtattttcAACAGAATCCAATAAGCTCCAGGAAATCAATTAGAGCGATCAGGACATGTAATGAGTCCGGTCCTTGCTGGCCGAATTCTCCAGAAACAAATTCAGAGTGAAGAAAAGAATGAAACCTTTGACCAGCAGACGGAGTAAAGCCgactctcctcctccactcacaccccccccccccccccttcctccctccaccATAGCCCTAGCAGTGACAGGTAGATTAAGGGGCGTGATAGATGCCcctctctgtatctccctctctccacccccTCACCCCCTTTTCCCTCCCCTCCATCCATCATGGCGGCTGGTGTAATTGCGGCTGCGTGGGGCTGGCAGAGGGAGCCTCCATCCATCTCCTTAACAACAAACAGTCAGGAGGAAGGATTGCGCTGCGCTCCCCAGTTAATCTCCATCtataagagggggggggggcagggaggtggaggagggatggagaaggagaggaagaaaataacAGAAGGGAGAAAGGCAGTGTTGGCTTactataaacaaaaaaagatggagaGGGGAAGACAGAAGGTCGGGGGGGCGGCTGGAGAGACGGTGAGAGGCCTTCCCCAAACAAGTGGAAACCTAAATAAAGAGGAATGAacgagaggagctgcaggaaaAGTTTGCAAACAGGCTGCAAGAGCAGATAAGGCTGCGTGTTCTCGGCGAGCACGCCAGAAGAAAGCAGGAGCaatggagggaggaagggagggggctCAAATTTATGTCTATGCGGCTAGACGAGCCAGAAACTGGAGAGGCACAGGCTCATAAAAATGCACTCTGCGCCCCCTCGACTGACCCTCACTTTCCTCGCTCTCCGTTTCTTTCCCTCATCCTCGTTTTCTCCCCTTGCCTCGCTCCATCACTtggctccctctctctcttgcaggCGGTGGAGGGTCACGGCTCTCTGATGT
This genomic interval from Cottoperca gobio chromosome 13, fCotGob3.1, whole genome shotgun sequence contains the following:
- the LOC115017503 gene encoding thymus-specific serine protease-like, translated to MVKMLFSPAHSLILLLLLSFTDAGRILMKIKERVRDLQLQKAKQHLLALTVGGRQPLQHVKEGRIHQQLDHFNRQDVNTFAQRFFVNEAFWQRPDGPVFLFIGGEGPIYEFDVLAGHHVDMAAEHGALLLALEHRFYGDSINPDGLKTENLADLSSQQALADLAVFHQYITQSFNLSRRNTWISFGGSYAGALSAWFRGKFPHLVFGAVASSAPVNSKLDFSAYSDIVGLSLMNEAVGGSEKCLAAVREAFAAVEALMAGNASQVAVDFGCCQIPKEFDDQIELMQNLADIIMGAVQYNEEGVLVSINELCGVMTNQSQASEGEMQAYNRLVKLAQ
- the LOC115017506 gene encoding thymus-specific serine protease-like, coding for MVTLRSQTELCLMLFDISQHSLPGRVAFTNTYYGGDDPHTHRVVYVNGGVDPWKELSVLRDRTEEGEEAQTVFIKDSAHCADMMSSRVTDRRSLREARAEIRKHVERWLKMAAQEKIEKRRQ